TGCCCTGACGGGTGCGTCGCATGACCTTGAGGCTCACCAGTTCGCACTCCGGTGCCATCCCCGACAACGTGCCGACCCGAGATCGCAGGACACATCCGCCGTCGCTCGGATCCTTCGACAGCGCGACCCGTGGTGTGCTGCCCGCCGGGCTGCAGCCCGAGATGATGCCCGCGACGTGGGTGCCGTGTCCGCTGTCATCGACCAGGGCCGGATTCGGCGTCACCGTCCCCGCGGATCCACCCTGATTTCCGGGTGCGACTGAGCCAGAGAGCTCGGGGTGGACGAGGTAGCTGAAGTCCCGGTGCAGGTTGCTCGTCAGCCCGTACGGCGATTCCTCGCCGCGGAACTCCGAGGCAAGCTCGAGCCCGGAGAAATGGGGGTGGCCGCCGTCGATCCCGCTGTCGATGACCGCCCAGACGATCCGCCGGCCGCGGGCGTCGTAGGCGCGCCAGGCTGCGTCTGCTTTCACGGTCGGTGCGGAGCGGTCGATCTGCGGGTCCAGTGTGTAGTCCGGCCATGCCCGGAAGATGACCGGTGGCCGATCGTTCTGGCTGGCAAGCTCCTGATCGCGGTTCACCATCTCGTGCAGGTCCGGGCGAGATAGCACGCATTGATAGAGCTTCAACGAAATGAACATGAGGCCTTGAGGGAGAGGTGGATCGAGGAGGATCGGCGCCGGGTCCGCCCAACGAATGCCGGCTCGGTGTGCGAACTCGCGCCAGAGCACTTCGAGGGCGCGGCGTGCGGCGCGCAGACCGCCGGGGTAGGTCACGTTGATCTCGATCAGAATGGGGACCTTCTCGCTTTCTTGGGCAGCGCGGGTTTCCGCCGAATGCTGCCCCTCTGGCGGCAGTTTGAGGTCGCCTACGATGGGGGACCGAAAGCGTCCTTCGAGTTCGTCCATTGGTCTTGCCCCTCATCGCACACCCGACGACGCGAACACAACTTCGTGCCGGCTCCCGCGCCTGCACACCGAAAGACCGGTCTGTTTTATTGTCCTCCCACAGTCGCCCCATGTCACCCGCGGTTCCGGATCGACGGTCCGTGAGAACATCGACGGTCGATGGCGGCTCATGTCGAGGAACCGTGCTGCACCGATGCCGACGCCGTTGCGCGAAGACATCGATGTCGAGCACTTTGACAGGTGGTCGACGGGTCTGGCGATGCTCGGCTAAAGATCACTTCCTGCACGCTCCATCCAAGTGCTGCCGCGGAATGGACAACACCATGCTCTTTCACAACGGAAAGCGGACCTCTTCATCGTTGACCTCGCTGCGAATTAACGTCAAGACTGGTCCGTACTGTTCGCGTCGAACCTGGTGGAGGTGGTCGCGGCGTTGGACGTAGTCGCCGACGGTCATGCGGTCCACGGCCGCCACCCGGGCGGCGCTGGTCTGGCGGGTCCATTGCCCGGGTGCGGTGATCTCGGGATGTTCGGCGGCAAGCCACCGCGCGGACTTGGCCATGATGGTGCGGATGGCCCTGCGGACCCCCAGGGGTGAGCGGCATTCGACCGGCTGCGCGTGCACCCAGCCACCAACGATCACCAAAGCAAGATGCTCCACGCGCTCCAACGTGCCGTCGCCGTACGCGGACACTGCGACCCGCCGGCGCGCACCGGAGACAACCCCTACGCTGTCATCGAAGGCACCACCGATTGCTGGGCCAACTGGGTCGCCCGTTGGCACGACACCTCGACCGCGGTATTCAGGTCCTCGAGCCTGGGGCTGCGGTTGATCAGCAGGGCCTGGCTGAGCCCCCCGCGCAGTCGATGTTTGCCGATCAAGACGCCGCGGTAGCCCCACTGGCCGAGGACCGCGCTGGCCTGGAGCATTGACTCCCCGATCGCCTCGGCGCCGAGGACGAGGCGGGCCAGGTGCAGCCGGTCGAATGTGCCCAATAGTTGGAAGGCCTCGAAGCTGCCGAGCAGATAGGCCAG
The sequence above is drawn from the Rhodococcus jostii RHA1 genome and encodes:
- a CDS encoding S8 family peptidase, coding for MDELEGRFRSPIVGDLKLPPEGQHSAETRAAQESEKVPILIEINVTYPGGLRAARRALEVLWREFAHRAGIRWADPAPILLDPPLPQGLMFISLKLYQCVLSRPDLHEMVNRDQELASQNDRPPVIFRAWPDYTLDPQIDRSAPTVKADAAWRAYDARGRRIVWAVIDSGIDGGHPHFSGLELASEFRGEESPYGLTSNLHRDFSYLVHPELSGSVAPGNQGGSAGTVTPNPALVDDSGHGTHVAGIISGCSPAGSTPRVALSKDPSDGGCVLRSRVGTLSGMAPECELVSLKVMRRTRQGTWVTSCSAVIRALTYLRTEVNVDPAVLRVHGVNMSLGCEWHPEQYAAGQSPLCQAINQLTATGVVVVVSAGNFGARTTGGDSVNTSAAMGSITEPAHAEDCIAVGSTHREAPHAFGVTWTSSKGPTLDGRMKPDVVAPGEWIASAASGAVRAAAGLGQSDGNGEEPNGTQQRHPLLTYAEQSGTSMAAPHVSGVIAAFLSVRPEFIGRPRQVKRLLTESATDLGRERYAQGAGLVDLMRMLSNV